Proteins found in one Brachypodium distachyon strain Bd21 chromosome 5, Brachypodium_distachyon_v3.0, whole genome shotgun sequence genomic segment:
- the LOC100832916 gene encoding uncharacterized protein LOC100832916 isoform X3: MAPRRHDRGLVKAKKEAMAAARSNVNTIRIRPFEDIPRYPEAIPNDLTAEQAAQLHLPADSKEQNLTNPWLPSDVTAIQLQNLYRQVRARFKQVQTFSYPGNSMEDSSVPVTTPSHEKITYHIITSRDVRPKVGRDHCVPAEGRKYDGPAVTIQLLKEESDNYITAWSVLRNGGNARWFAFHDNVTDLDPQIFGDVTVVKYSGGYTSLHDVNISRHTLPRAIDFLVNFDPDALTTNIGIIIFHSLFVMFGEGQARQSSKIRL, translated from the exons ATGGCCCCAAGGAGGCACGATCGCGGGCTCGTAAAAGCTAAGAAGGAAGCCATGGCTGCAGCAAGATCGAACGTAAACACCATCCGTATCCGCCCATTCGAG GACATTCCCAGGTACCCCGAGGCCATTCCGAACGACCTCACAGCAGAACAAGCTGCTCAACTTCATCTGCCCGCAGATTCCAAGGAACAAAACTTAACTAATCCTTGGTTGCCTAGTGACGTGACTGCGATTCAGTTGCAGAATTTATATAGGCAGGTCCGCGCAAGATTCAAGCAAGTGCAAACTTTCTCTTACCCAGGCAATTCTATGGAAGATTCGAGTGTACCTGTCACAACTCCTTCACACGAGAAG ATTACTTACCATATCATCACATCGAGGGATGTCCGCCCTAAAGTTGGACGTGATCATTGTGTACCTGCCGAAGGTCGCAAATACGATGGGCCAGCAGTCACTATTCAACTTCTTAAAGAAGAATCTGATAATTATATTACCGCATGGTCTGTGTTGAGGAATGGTGGTAATGCTAGGTGGTTTGCGTTTCATGACAATGTGACGGATCTTGATCCTCAGATTTTTGGGGATGTGACAGTAGTCAAATACAGTggcggctacactagctt GCATGATGTCAATATAAGTAGACACACACTACCTAGGGCCATTGACTTCCTTGTGAATTTCGATCCTGATGCGCTGACTACAAATATTGGAATTATTATCTTCCATTCGCTTTTCGTTATGTTCGGAGAGGGGCAGGCTCGCCAGTCTTCAAAGATACGTCTTTGA